The Ignavibacteriota bacterium genomic sequence TAGTTAACGAAGCGATGAAAAAAAATTGCCAATGGCAGATAGCATAATATATACAACGGCTAAGTTAAATGACGCAATTGTTTGGACTCAAGATTCAGATTTCAAAGGATTTGAATCAGTCAAATATTTTGTCAAAAAATAATTTGTACAACGCACATTTAAAAAAATCATTTAACTTTTTACGCAAATTATTTTGCGAACTTTTTCAAATAAAGAAATTATTTTTGACTTCGCACTGATAATAAAAAAAGAAGTCATATTTCGTAAATATTAATATATTTTTGTCTTCTCTCTGCAATTAAATCCATTACCTCTTTTCTTTCATCATCAATCATGTACTTCCAAGTAAGAATTTCTTTCATTGTTCGTAAACATCCTTTACATAAACATGTTTCAGCGTCGAGGTCACAGTGATCATTACAAGGCGATTCAATTTCGATTTGAGTATTCATAAAACTATAATTCCAATTAACTTAAAATTTTGGAGTGAAAGATAAAAAAAAAATATATGGGACGAGATATCTTTTATAAAATTCTAAAGATTTTTTTGGTATGGAAATCTTATTGTTATAAATAGACAATACTATATAATTTTTTCTATCAAAAAACATTTGTTAGGAAAATTTACCAATAACCTAATTTGTCCTGAATTTTAACTGTGGATTTAAGTTTAGTAAAAAATTGATCCTAAGTAATAATGTCGATCTTTTCCATTCTTCATTTATTGGGACTTAAGTATTTTATATAATTCAGAATACGTTCACAAAGACTTTTAATCTTCAGATTTCTCTTTAAATATCTAATTAAATTTTATTCTAATGTTTACTATCTCCGCGTCACTTGCAAGTTTTACCGGCGGTCCCCAAGAGCCTACTCCGGATGAAACATAATATTGTGTATCATCTTTTTTCAGATAACCCCAGCTTACTTCATAAATTAATCCGGTAATAAAATTAAGCGGAAACATCTGACCATTATGTGTATGACCGGAAAGCTGTAGATCAATCATGTTTTCTTTTGCTTCATTTAAGCCTGAAGGTGTATGATCCAATAAAATTGTTGGCAGATTTTCTGTTTTATTTTTGAGAATTTCATTTAATGGTTTCCTCATATTTCCCATAAAACTTCCGCCTCTATCTTCTCTGCCAATAATATAGAACGAATCATTTATTTTAATAATTGAATCACGCAAAACCTTAATTTTATTATCTTCCATAAATTTTACTGAATTATCCGCACCATTAATAAATTCGTGATTCCCTGTACAAGCAAAAGTGCCGTATTTTGATTCAATCTGTTTTAAGCTTGATCCAATTCCATTTCTATTAAGAATAACCGGTTTGTCATCAACTATATCACCAGGCAGCAAAATAATATCCGCTTTTAATTCATTTACTTTCGCAATAATTTTTTTTAGAAAATCTTCATCATTAATTGGTGAAAGATGAAGATCTGAAAACATCGCAATGTTTAGTTCATTAAGCGAACTGTTTTTCTTAGGGAGTGTTAATTCTAATGTTTTTATTCTAATATTTGCTCTATTAATAAATCCTGCCGTACAAATTAGTAATACTAAAATTGTTGATCCTAATCCCAAAAAGAGTTTTGTTAAATTATTAGGCGAACTCAATGATGCGGGCAGAAACGGTACAAAATGGTTAATCAATCTTACAAAATCAATCAAAAGTAATATCAATACAAAATAAAGGAGAAACGCAAACCAGAATGAGCCAATCCATAAAAGTGAATCATGTAAAAACGGAGGAATTTTTTCAGAAAATATTTTTATAAAAATATATGAAAGTGAAAAAAGTAAAAATACAATTATATAAAAAGGTTTGAGAAAAGGTAAATAGCTCAAACTCTGCCAGCCTCTAATAAATATGTAGGAATTGATAAGAGTATAAATCGAAATAAAAACAATAAAAAAAATGTTCATTATGCGTCCTTGGATTATTAAGTCTATTTAGATGAAATAAATTTAATGCTTTTATAAAATATTATTTATCATAAAATGTAATGTAATTATCAATGACAAATAATTTTCATGCTTATTTTTATTCATTCAATTCAATACATACAAAAAAAGTCTAGAATGTGAAGATAAAAGAATATTATCCATTGCGGGGGGAGGCAGTAACTCTTGTTATAAAGCTATCAATAAGAAATATTGAAATTAAGTTTGGTCAAAGCTTTTAAAGAACCTCAGTTTACTTTAGTTGTAATAGAGCAATAATTTTGGAAAAAAGAAGTACTTGTAATGCAAATTAAAATATATAAAGCATAAATTTAAGTTGCTATGTTTTATATAATCCAATTGATAATTTGACATAATTACATCAAACCACAACTTAAAATTTTCATTTTATTAAAGAAAAACAAAATTTTAAACTAGCATTCTTATTTAATTTCAAAAAATTTCTTTAAAATATTTTATAACTTTTTGCTCAAATCCCTTTAGATAATTTTAATAAAAAAGAAATTAATATTACATAGAGAAATTTTTATTTCATTAGAAATAGAATGGTTTATAAAAATAATTTAGCGAAACATACATGACTTGTAATACTAACAATTCATTTAAGAAAACATCGGACAAGAATATATAGAACAGATATAAACTTAAAAGCTCTTTAAAACAAAAAAACCTTGTAATTTATTATTTTACAAGGCTTTGTAAGCGGGGCCGACGAGACTCGAACTCGCGACCTCCTGCGTGACAGGCAGGCGTTCTAACCAACTGAACTACGACCCCAATAAACTAAGAGCAAAAAATTGTGAATGAAATAATAACGTATTTTTTAATATTTCGCAATAAAATTATTCCAACTCTCCAAAACTTACGCCAATCGCTTTTGCCGTTACAACAGATTGATGATTTTTTGTTACCAATTTTTGACGTGAGATTGCGTCCTCTATTTTAACGCTTACAATTTCATTTCCTTTTAACGCGACCATTCTTCCGAATTTTTGCTTAATTACGTGCTCAATTGCATAAGTCCCGAATTTAGTAGATAAAATTCTATCATAAGGTGTAGGACTGCCGCCTCTCTGTAAATGTCCTAAAACTGTATATCTGGTTTCTATACCGGTAGTATCTTCAATTTTCTTTGCAACATATTCGGCTATTCCGCCCAATTGTATAGGGTCGGTTCGTTTAATATCTTTAGCCTTTACAATAAGTTCACCGTCTATTGGTTTTGCGCCTTCAGCAACACAAATTAAACTAAATCTTTTACCCTGCATATGTCGCTGAGTAACTTTTTCAAAAATTGCGTCCCATGAAAACGGTATTTCAGGAATAAGAATAATATCAGCGCCGCCTGCAAGTCCGCCGTTTAAAGCTATCCATCCGGCGTATCTTCCCATTGCTTCAAGTACCATTACTCTATGATGAGTAGAAGCGGTTGTGTGCAATCTGTCTAAAGCTTCGGAAACTACATAAACCGCGGAATCGTGTCCAAAAGTCTGATCGGTTGCTTCAAGATCGTTATCTATTGTTTTAGGAACACCGACAATATTCATTCCCATATCGCTTAACTTTTTTGATATGTGCATTGTACCGTCGCCGCCTATTGCAATCAGCGCATCCAAATCCCAAGCTTCATAATGTTTTAAAGCCATGTCGGATCGGTCAACTATTTTAACTTGTCCGTCATAAATTTCGGGCCAATGAAACGGGTCGCCTTTGTTGGATGAACCTAAAATACTGCCTCCTTGAGCCAATATTCCGGAAACATCTTTATTATAAAGTTCGCAAGCTTTGCCGTTTACCAAACCTTCGAAACCATCTTGAATTCCCAAAACGGTCAATCCATGATCATGCGCGGGTTTTGCGACGCCGCGTATTACCGCATTTAAACCGGGACAATCTCCGCCGCCGGTAAGTAATGCTATTCTTTTTATTTGTTTAACTTTTGCCATCTTTTATCCAAATAATTGTAAGGTGAAATATATGATTTTTAAAATATATTATCTATTGACCTTTAACTTTCGAAAATTTTTTGCGTTGTTTTAAAGTGCTGCTTAACTAATTTTAATAAAATTTCTTTTCCGTATGTTTTATAAATATTTTTTGCGGTGATCTCTACTTCACTTGACGCGCCTTTTAAAACTTTATATCCATCCCATTTTTTTTTATTAAACCAATTATTCAGTTCATTTCTCGCAAGAATTGAAGCCGCCGCAACTCCGTAATATTTTTCGGCTTTGGGTATTTGGATAAAATTAACATTCGCAAATTTGTTGTTTAACGAAATATTCAACGGCGCTTTACTGAATTGATCGACAATTACTGTTTCGGTTTTGAAATTTTGGTAAATTTCTTCAATAACTTTTGAATGTCCCCAATTTAGTAATTTATTTAAATTACTAAATTCTTCATAAAGCTGATTATATTTTTCGGGTTTAATGGAAATAACCGAATAATTTTTTGGATATTTGCTTTTAATTAAACTTGCTAATTCGTCTATTTTTGTATCGGATAATTCTTTGCTGTCCCTAACACCAATTTCCGCCAAATAGTTTTGAATATTTTCATTCACGAAAAATCCGGCTATAACCAACGGTCCAAAAAAATCTCCTTTACCGCTTTCGTCGGTTCCGATATATTCGGCGTAAGTTTTTTCCGGTTCTTCCTTAAAATCTAAGGTGAATTTATTATTTACCAAATTGTTCAACTTATGGTAATCCGGAGATAATTGATTTCCCTGAATAACGACCTTTAATCCTTTTTTGCCAAAGTAAACCTGCACTTTATATTTATTCTTATTTATAAACGAATCGATTTCATAATTATATGGCTTTAGTTCAATATTCCCGGTTTTTATTCCGCTCGAGCTTAATATTTCTAAAATCTCATTCATTTTTTTAAGCGCGGAATTTTGAATTATATTTGAAATCATTTGATAATGAATCTTCTTTTTTGATGTTTTTGAAATTATTATTACGAAATTAAGTTCGCTATAAATTTAATATTATAAAAATAATATTTTATTAGTATTTTAATAATCATTAGAGTTATAAATGAATTAAAATGCCTACAATATTTAATAGAAAATTATTTTTTTTATTTCTGTTTTTGTTTCTTAATTCTAACAGCATTTATTTTTGCCAGTCAGGAAATTTCAGCTCATCAAAGGACCAGTATAATGATTTAATGTTTGACAGAATTTCCATTGAAAATGGACTCTCTCAAATTACCGTTCACGCTATTCTAAAAGATAGTAAAGGATTTTTATGGTTTGGAACCGAAGACGGACTTAACAGATATGACGGTTACAGTTTTTTGGTTTATAAAAATGATCCCACCAATCCTAATTCAATTTCTGATAATTTTATTTGGACAATATTTGAAGACAGCGACTTTAATTTATGGATCGGTACGAACGGCGGCGGACTAAATAAATATAATTATGAGACAAATGGTTTTGAGCATTTCTTAAATGATCCGCAAAAATCAAATTCGTTAAGTGAAAATAATATTCGAACAATAATTCAAAATACTAACGGAAATTTACTTATTGGAACAAACAGCAAAGGTATTGCGGAGTTTAATTATAAAAATAGAATTTTCAATAAAATTTTAATAAATAATTCAATTCAGTTGAGTCCCCAACTAAACGCTGTACGCTCATTATTACTCGATGGAAAAAAATTATGGATTGGAACGGAAGGCGGCGGTTTGCTTGAATTTGATCAAAGTACGAATAAAATCTCCAAATATTCTGTTGAATCGGAAAAGAATAAACTGAGCAGCAATATTATTTGGGCTCTTACATCTTCTGAAAAATTTATTTGGGTTGGTACTTATAACGGCGGTTTAAATAGAATTGATAAAAAAACAAAAGAAGTTACTCAATTTAAAAGCAAAGAAAATTCAACAAGTTTGGTAAACAATAATATTACTGATCTAAATTTAAGCAACTCGAATATATTATGGATCGCAACCGAAGGCGGATTGAGCATTTTTAATATTTTTACCGAAAAATTTATTAACTACACACACAATATCTCCGATCTGAAAAGCTTAAGCAAGAATTTAATAAGAACAATTTATGTAGATAAAAATAATTTGGTTTGGTTAGGAACCGTTGGCGGCGGAGTCAATAAAATAAATATAAATCGTAAGTTCAAACATTTTAATCATAATCCATCGGATGAAAACAGCTTAAGTCATAGCATGATTAGAGCAATTTCCGAAGATTCATACGGAAATATTTGGATTGGCACATTGGGTAAAGGTTTAAATAGATTCGATAAAGATCAAAACACTTTCCAGCATTTTGGAAACAAGATAAATAAAAATCTTAACTTAAGCGAAATAAGCATTACCTCAATTTTTGAGGATGTACCAGGAAATTTATGGGTAGGAACTTGGTCGGGTGGCTTAAATAAAATTACATTCCAACCCAATACAAAAAATTCTGTTATTAAAGATGTTAAAGTTTACAAATTCAATCCTAATGATAAAAATTCAATAAGCAATGATATTGTCCAATCGATTTTTATGGATTCAAAGAAAAGATTATGGATTGGGACTGAAAACGGATTGGATGTTTACAATGATAAATTCAATAAAATACTGCACTTTACAAGTAATGATTCGCTAATGACAAATATAAGCGATGACAGAATTCAATCCAAATGTATAATAGAAGACAGATTCGGAAATTTATGGATCGGCACATGGAAAGGACTTAATCAAATTATTATTGAAAATGAAAATGATAAAACAGCGGGAATAAAAGTCGTAAAATATTTGAACATGCCGGGCGACCTTAACAGTATTAGTGATAACAGAGTAATTTCTTTATATGAAGATAAAGTTAGTACGACTGAAAATAAACTTGTAATATGGGCGGGAACAATCGGCGGCGGATTGAACAAAATTTTATTTGAAGATTATAAGGAAAATCAAAAATATTCTGTTAAACATTTTACGGAAAAAGAAGGACTTCCGAATAATGTAATATATGGAATCATAGGAGATGATGCAGGAAATCTTTGGCTAAGCACAAATAACGGAATTTCTAAATTCAACATTAAAAAAGAAAATTTTAAAAACTTCGATACAAGAGACGGACTGCAGAGTAACCAATTTTTTTGGGGTGCGTATCATAAAGCAAAAGACGGAACTTTTTATTTTGGCGGCATAAATGGATTGAATTCTTTTATACCAAGCCAGTTGGTAGAAAATAACAATATTCCTCCGGTTTATATTACCAATTGCACAATAATTCCAATCGACTTTCCAAACAGACAGAAAGTTATAAATGTAAATTCATTTGGTAAATCCAAAACAATAACACTGCCTTATAATAGATATAAAATCGATTTTGAATTTGCTTCGCTGGATTATACAATTCCGGAAAAAAATCTGTACTCATTTTATTTAGATAATTATGACGAGGCTCATTCACTCCCTCAAAATACAAATAAAGCTACTTACACAAATGTTACTGAAGGGAAATATATTTTCCACGTAAAAGGTTCCAACAATGACGGAGTTTGGAGCAGGAAAGACGCAACATTAACAATAATTATTTTAACTCCATATTGGAAAACCTGGTGGTTTATTCTTTTAATTTTAGCGACAATTTCAGCATTGGTTATCTATTATATTGTTACTCAAGTAAAGAATATGCTTTCGGTTGAAAGATTAAGGACAAAACTTGCCGCCGATCTTCATGATAATATTGGTTCAAGTTTGACAGAAATTTCAATTCTTAGCGAAGTGATAAATACAAAGCTTAACAATAAAGACGAAGACGTTACAAAAAACCTTAATAAAATAAGTATAAAATCAAGATACTTAATTGATAAAATGAGCGATATCGTATGGCTTGTAAATCCTCAAAGAGATTCTCTATATGATCTTATTTTAAGGTTGCAAGATACATATTCTGAATTACTTGCGGATACTTCAATATCATTCAGATCAGAAAACCTTAAGTCATTAGAAAAGGTTTCGCTTTCTATGGAACACCGTCAGCATTTATTTCTTATTTTTAAGGAAGCAATAAATAATTCCATAACACACAGTAATTGTTCGGAAATTTTACTCAACGCCAAAGTTGAAGGTAAAAAACTGGAAATGGTGTTATCTGATAACGGAACCGGTTATTTGAAAAAAGATGATGAAATATTAGGCAACGGTTTGAAAAATATGCAGAATAGGGCAAAAATTATTGGCGGAAAATTAATAATAAATTCTGAGGTTGGTAAAGGAACAGTTGTTAGGTATATTGGTAATATAAGATAAATTAAACATTAAATTAATATGATAAATGTAATTATTGTAGAAGACAGTACGACAATCAGAGAAGGTTTGAAACTTTTAATAGACGGAACTGCCGGATATAAATGCGTTGCGGCTTTTTCTAACTGTGAAGATCTTTTGGAAGAAATTACAAAATTAAAAGTGGATGTTATTCTAATGGATATCGATCTGCCGGGAATTTCTGGAATTGAAGGAATTAGAAGAATAAAAAAAATTTCCGATGAAATATTAATTTTAATACTTACGATTTATGATGAAAATGATTTGATCTTTGAAGCATTATGTGCCGGAGCTTCTGGTTATTTAGTTAAAAAAACACCTCCCGCAAAACTTTTAGATGCGATTAAAGACGCTCACGAAGGCGGCGCGCCTATGACGAGCAATATAGCAAGAAAAGTTGTCGACTATTTTCAAAAGACAAAACCATTCCACAAAGATGCCGAAAACATTGCTTTAACAAAACGCGAAAAAGAAGTTTTAAGCGGATTGGTTGAAGGCAATAGTTATAAGGCTATTGCCGATGAATTAAATGTAAGTCTTGATACGGTAAGATTTCATTTTAGAAATATATATAAGAAAATGCACGTGCATTCTCAGTCGGAAGCCGTTGTAAAAGCATTAAAAGAAGGACTCGTATAAACCTATCAAATAATGTAGCAAATTGCCTAATTTGCCGGACATAAAATAAAAAACCATCCTTTTATGTAGTTACCAAATTTTTTTATTCTGTTTAACTTACATCGTCTTAAACTAAATCATTATATGAAAAAAGTCGTAATTGTTGAAGATGTTAAAACTATCCGCGAAGGGCTGCAAACACTTATCAATACGTCGCCGTCTTTCAAGTGTATAGGCACTTACGAGAACTTTGAAAATTTCGAAGGTGAAATTACCGACTTAAATCCTGATATAATTTTAATTGATTTGGATCTGCCCGGAATTTCCGGAATAGAAGGAATTAGAAAATTAAAATCAATTTCGGAAAAATTCGTTATAATAGTTTTAACCTTGCACGAAGAAAATGATAGAATTTTTGAAGCATTGTCTGCCGGAGCCGGCAATTATTTGGTTAAGAACACTCCTCCGGAAAAAATTATTTCCTTTCTTAAAGACGCGGCAAACGGCAAAGTGTTAATGAGTTCATATATTGCTCGAAAAACTATTGATTATTTTAAGAAAAAAAATTCTCTCAGAAAACTCGATTCAAATGAAATTGAAATTCTAAATAAAATTACGCAGGGCAATAGTATAGTGGCAATTGAAAAATCTTTGAAAATGAGTTCGACCGAGATAAAAAGTAATTTTAAAAACATTTACGATAAATTGTTCAAATTGAATTAAAACCTATCTGTTTATGTAGGTTTTGTGCTTTGTTTGGTTGTAATATTTTAAATTTTGCAGTCTGTAAGTGTAGTTTTGTAATGAGTAATTATTTGCTATATTATTCGACATTCAAATTACTCACATTATGAAAAAAGCTTTATTTAATATAAAAATTGGGTTGTTTAATTTTGTGAGAATTTTCAAATCATATATCAAAACTATACGTTTTAAATCTACTGACAATATTACATCCTGTTACAGGAACCATATAGATTATTTTGTTTTAACTATAAATTATTTTATAAACAAAAAGAGCAGTATTCAAAATTTATAAATAAATCAAATTTTTAAACCGTACAGAATTTTGTAAACGGCGATGATTTAAAATATTATGAATTTTGAAACTTGCAAATTTTAATAAATCAAAAAAAGTTTGATTATACATTCAACTAATCATCATATATAACTAAATGGGGCAAATATGATAAAACCGCAACAAGCTAAAATAATAGCAAATTATTGCCAAGGCAAAATTAGCTATTTAGGTTTAACACGAAGCAGAAAGCAAAACTTTTCTGCTGAAGCTGATAAACTGGAAAAATATGCAAATATTAAAAAAATGTTGTTAATAATAGTTTTTTTAATAGCTCAATCAAGTTCACTTCTTTTAGCACAAGAAGCTGAAGTTCGTGGAAAAGTAATTAGCGCCGAAGACGGAACAGAGTTAATAGGCGCAAACGTTTTCGAAAAAGGTACAATGAATAACGGTACATCAACTGACATTAATGGTGAATTTAAATTACGCGTTAAAATCGGTGCAGTTTTAGTTGTATCATATGTAGGTTTTACAAAAGAAGAAGTAAAAGTTGTAGATGACAAATTTCTAAATATCGGATTGAAACAAGAAGCCCTTGAACTTAAAGGTGCGGTTGTTGTAGGCATCGGTTACGGCGAAGTTAAAAAATCAGACGCTACCGGTTCGGTTACAGCAATTTCAGCTAAAGATTTCAGTCGTGGAACAATAACCTCACCACAAGAATTATTGATTGGTAAAGCTCCCGGCGTTATAGCAAATTCATTGGGCGGAGCCGCTGGCGCAGGAACAAAAATAAGAATTCGCGGCGGTTCATCAATAAAAGGAAATAATGATCCTTTAATTGTTGTAGATAATATTCCTTTGGAAAGCTCAGGTATCTCCGGTATGGCAAACCCGCTTTCAACAATTAACCCAAATGACATTGAATCAATTTCAATTTTGAAAGATGCTTCCGCTACTGCAATTTACGGATCGAGAGCTTCAAACGGCGTTATTATAATTAAAACTAAAAAAGGCGCCGCACTTGATAAAGATTATCCTTCAAAATTAAATATTAATTATAACGGAAATGTATCATTGGCATCACCCGCAGATCTGCTTTCAGTATTTTCCGGAAGTGAATTCAGGTCATTAATTGAAGATAGAGTTACCAACCATGGATTGTCTTCAGCAGCATTATCACGTTTAGGTTCTTCAAATACCGATTGGCAAGATCAAATTTATCAAACAGCCGCATCTACTGATCATAACTTAAGCATAAGCCATGCGATTGGTTCCGTGCCTTACAGAGTTTCTTTGGGTTATTTAAACCAAGGCGGAATTCTAAAATATAATACTATTGACAGAAAGAATATCGGTCTTGTTATTAATCCGTCATTATTTGACGGCGGTTTAACAATGGACATTAATGCCAACGCTTCATTTATCGGAAACAATTTCTCCAATACAGACGCTATCGGTTCATCAATTGAATTTGACCCAACACAGCCGATTAAAAACGGCAACACTAGATACGGCGGATATACTGCTTGGACAGAAATAAGTTCTAATGATCCATTAAACGGCGCTCCTAATAATATTGCTACTCACAACCCGGTTGCTCGTTTAAACTACCGTGATAATACTTCGGACGCAAAGAGATATACTTTAGGCGGTAAATTTGATTATAAAATTCCTTATTTAACAAATTTAGTAGCTACATTAAATCTTGGTTATGACTATTATAATACTGAAGGTAAAGATATTACTGATACTTTAGCTTCATGGTCATATCGCGAGCCTGAAACTCAAATTAGAGAATATTCTCAAACAAAGAAAAATAGTTTGTTGGATTTCTATCTAAATTATAAAACAGAATTCAGCGCAAATAAAGTTGATCTTACAGGCGGTTATTCTTATCAGCATTTTTACAATGAAGGTAAGAACAGCAACAGAGCTTGGGATCCTACAGTTGCAGGCGCAAAAACAACTCCATACAAAAATGAATATTTCTTGGTCTCATTCTTTGGTAGGTTGAACTATACCTTACTTGACAAATATTTATTAACATTTACATTAAGAAATGACGGTTCTTCAAGATTCTCTGAAGATAATCGCTGGGGATTATTCCCTGCAGT encodes the following:
- a CDS encoding DUF1289 domain-containing protein produces the protein MNTQIEIESPCNDHCDLDAETCLCKGCLRTMKEILTWKYMIDDERKEVMDLIAERRQKYINIYEI
- a CDS encoding metallophosphoesterase, which encodes MNIFFIVFISIYTLINSYIFIRGWQSLSYLPFLKPFYIIVFLLFSLSYIFIKIFSEKIPPFLHDSLLWIGSFWFAFLLYFVLILLLIDFVRLINHFVPFLPASLSSPNNLTKLFLGLGSTILVLLICTAGFINRANIRIKTLELTLPKKNSSLNELNIAMFSDLHLSPINDEDFLKKIIAKVNELKADIILLPGDIVDDKPVILNRNGIGSSLKQIESKYGTFACTGNHEFINGADNSVKFMEDNKIKVLRDSIIKINDSFYIIGREDRGGSFMGNMRKPLNEILKNKTENLPTILLDHTPSGLNEAKENMIDLQLSGHTHNGQMFPLNFITGLIYEVSWGYLKKDDTQYYVSSGVGSWGPPVKLASDAEIVNIRIKFN
- a CDS encoding ATP-dependent 6-phosphofructokinase, producing the protein MAKVKQIKRIALLTGGGDCPGLNAVIRGVAKPAHDHGLTVLGIQDGFEGLVNGKACELYNKDVSGILAQGGSILGSSNKGDPFHWPEIYDGQVKIVDRSDMALKHYEAWDLDALIAIGGDGTMHISKKLSDMGMNIVGVPKTIDNDLEATDQTFGHDSAVYVVSEALDRLHTTASTHHRVMVLEAMGRYAGWIALNGGLAGGADIILIPEIPFSWDAIFEKVTQRHMQGKRFSLICVAEGAKPIDGELIVKAKDIKRTDPIQLGGIAEYVAKKIEDTTGIETRYTVLGHLQRGGSPTPYDRILSTKFGTYAIEHVIKQKFGRMVALKGNEIVSVKIEDAISRQKLVTKNHQSVVTAKAIGVSFGELE
- the rnhC gene encoding ribonuclease HIII is translated as MNEILEILSSSGIKTGNIELKPYNYEIDSFINKNKYKVQVYFGKKGLKVVIQGNQLSPDYHKLNNLVNNKFTLDFKEEPEKTYAEYIGTDESGKGDFFGPLVIAGFFVNENIQNYLAEIGVRDSKELSDTKIDELASLIKSKYPKNYSVISIKPEKYNQLYEEFSNLNKLLNWGHSKVIEEIYQNFKTETVIVDQFSKAPLNISLNNKFANVNFIQIPKAEKYYGVAAASILARNELNNWFNKKKWDGYKVLKGASSEVEITAKNIYKTYGKEILLKLVKQHFKTTQKIFES
- a CDS encoding response regulator transcription factor, yielding MINVIIVEDSTTIREGLKLLIDGTAGYKCVAAFSNCEDLLEEITKLKVDVILMDIDLPGISGIEGIRRIKKISDEILILILTIYDENDLIFEALCAGASGYLVKKTPPAKLLDAIKDAHEGGAPMTSNIARKVVDYFQKTKPFHKDAENIALTKREKEVLSGLVEGNSYKAIADELNVSLDTVRFHFRNIYKKMHVHSQSEAVVKALKEGLV
- a CDS encoding response regulator transcription factor; the protein is MKKVVIVEDVKTIREGLQTLINTSPSFKCIGTYENFENFEGEITDLNPDIILIDLDLPGISGIEGIRKLKSISEKFVIIVLTLHEENDRIFEALSAGAGNYLVKNTPPEKIISFLKDAANGKVLMSSYIARKTIDYFKKKNSLRKLDSNEIEILNKITQGNSIVAIEKSLKMSSTEIKSNFKNIYDKLFKLN
- a CDS encoding SusC/RagA family TonB-linked outer membrane protein, which gives rise to MIKPQQAKIIANYCQGKISYLGLTRSRKQNFSAEADKLEKYANIKKMLLIIVFLIAQSSSLLLAQEAEVRGKVISAEDGTELIGANVFEKGTMNNGTSTDINGEFKLRVKIGAVLVVSYVGFTKEEVKVVDDKFLNIGLKQEALELKGAVVVGIGYGEVKKSDATGSVTAISAKDFSRGTITSPQELLIGKAPGVIANSLGGAAGAGTKIRIRGGSSIKGNNDPLIVVDNIPLESSGISGMANPLSTINPNDIESISILKDASATAIYGSRASNGVIIIKTKKGAALDKDYPSKLNINYNGNVSLASPADLLSVFSGSEFRSLIEDRVTNHGLSSAALSRLGSSNTDWQDQIYQTAASTDHNLSISHAIGSVPYRVSLGYLNQGGILKYNTIDRKNIGLVINPSLFDGGLTMDINANASFIGNNFSNTDAIGSSIEFDPTQPIKNGNTRYGGYTAWTEISSNDPLNGAPNNIATHNPVARLNYRDNTSDAKRYTLGGKFDYKIPYLTNLVATLNLGYDYYNTEGKDITDTLASWSYREPETQIREYSQTKKNSLLDFYLNYKTEFSANKVDLTGGYSYQHFYNEGKNSNRAWDPTVAGAKTTPYKNEYFLVSFFGRLNYTLLDKYLLTFTLRNDGSSRFSEDNRWGLFPAVALAWKLTEESFIGKSDVVNDLKLRLSWGQAGQQDVGDNYYPYIPTYTGSTSGAYYQFGDTFYPTLRPDAYDANLKWETLTSLNAGLDFTLFSNRLSGSIEVYKNTSDDLLNSIPIPVGSNFSNFLLTNVGSMENKGIELGLNYTPILEKDFSWEIGANLTYNQNEITKLTLVDDSAYTGVNTGGISGGVGNNVQKFIVGFPARVFFLFDQVYDADGNPVEGLYVDKSGKGGNVSGNELNKYYYHSPDPEYLIGVSSKINYKQFDLSFSGRISLGNYVYNNNASNRALYQQVYNQSGYLSNILTDVKETNFTTAQYWSNVYLENASYFKMDYISLGYNFTSVFGNNISGRLGLSVQNAFTITNYTGLDPEVDNGIDNNIYPRPRTYMLSVSLNY